A single window of Acidobacteriota bacterium DNA harbors:
- a CDS encoding SUMF1/EgtB/PvdO family nonheme iron enzyme has translation MIGVGFFHRNYHKLTWRALCCLGMLLILNLLVSHSFATQDPTGRELPKPAKKTPTPTPKPIKKQVSTASEVKPGSSKPASSKTTSALRLIVLAHPGALIEVDGSVKGFAGIDGNLVVLGIASGEHKLTASLTGYEDWHGSFTMGMSGAKVDVLMKKKPDPGKIAFTINESGASVIIDGQETITPQPGQKTVLADFSTGAHQILARKKNFREWSGTVSVEPGKTSLVSISLKPQIDLEMLMIEEGVSEMGSNSGDGNQRPKHQVFVSAFEISRTEIPNRLYKLFVDETGHQPPQGLGYGWHANQYPVGHDDYPVVFVTWNDAAAFCKWLSQETGHNYRLPTEAEWEKSARLRSTPESIDQTGSRFLSAGKVWEWCYDWFDPDYYKLRDRINPQGPVLGKKMKMMGFEGPTKSLRGGGFGKGQVLLRAAERNSYFPERSRFDIGFRVVREIKQGASK, from the coding sequence ATGATCGGCGTGGGATTTTTTCATCGCAACTACCATAAATTGACGTGGAGAGCTCTCTGCTGTCTGGGGATGTTGTTGATTCTCAACTTATTGGTCTCACACTCTTTTGCAACTCAAGATCCCACGGGACGGGAACTACCCAAACCTGCCAAAAAAACTCCGACGCCAACGCCCAAACCAATTAAGAAACAGGTCTCTACTGCTTCCGAGGTTAAGCCAGGTTCTTCCAAACCTGCTTCATCCAAAACAACCTCGGCTCTGAGACTGATTGTGCTTGCCCATCCCGGCGCTTTGATTGAAGTTGATGGTTCTGTAAAAGGCTTTGCGGGAATTGATGGCAATTTGGTCGTCTTGGGAATTGCTTCGGGTGAACATAAGTTGACCGCCAGTCTCACCGGTTACGAAGATTGGCATGGGTCTTTTACTATGGGAATGTCGGGCGCTAAGGTTGATGTTCTGATGAAGAAAAAACCTGACCCCGGCAAAATCGCCTTTACGATCAATGAATCGGGAGCTTCCGTGATTATTGACGGTCAAGAAACTATTACGCCACAGCCTGGGCAGAAAACTGTTCTTGCAGATTTTTCGACTGGCGCCCATCAGATTCTTGCCCGAAAGAAAAATTTTCGTGAATGGAGTGGAACCGTTTCAGTTGAGCCAGGTAAAACCTCCTTGGTTAGCATTAGCCTCAAACCTCAAATTGACTTGGAAATGCTGATGATCGAAGAGGGCGTCTCCGAGATGGGGAGCAACAGCGGTGACGGCAACCAGCGCCCGAAGCATCAAGTTTTTGTTTCGGCTTTTGAAATCTCCAGAACTGAAATTCCTAACCGGCTGTATAAGTTGTTTGTTGATGAAACCGGCCATCAACCCCCACAAGGACTTGGTTACGGTTGGCATGCCAATCAATATCCAGTCGGGCATGACGATTATCCAGTGGTGTTCGTCACCTGGAATGATGCCGCGGCTTTTTGCAAGTGGCTGTCACAGGAAACTGGTCATAATTATCGGTTGCCAACCGAAGCTGAGTGGGAAAAATCTGCCAGATTGAGATCAACGCCTGAATCAATTGATCAGACTGGGAGTAGGTTTTTATCTGCTGGCAAGGTTTGGGAATGGTGCTACGACTGGTTTGATCCTGATTATTACAAGCTTCGTGACCGCATTAACCCGCAAGGGCCTGTCCTCGGGAAAAAAATGAAAATGATGGGATTTGAAGGACCGACGAAATCCTTGCGCGGCGGCGGATTTGGCAAAGGACAGGTTTTGCTTCGCGCTGCGGAGCGCAACAGTTATTTCCCGGAAAGAAGCCGTTTCGACATCGGCTTTCGAGTCGTACGCGAAATTAAACAAGGAGCCAGCAAGTGA
- a CDS encoding SUMF1/EgtB/PvdO family nonheme iron enzyme — translation MFCQKCSLHYPEHLSFCRRCGQTLVHSNAETSIESQCCTRCGARVIRGENFCQHCGNRVSVALQETVIGACYHCGTSWRSGWIYCKNCGLDRKRALLLSTSTPSPGGANSGISQQLEEFPELSKINCKSCGAEAKPYSKFCEACGANLVGSSRNKAESVPSAVTTKDQPDPQSQKSNQRDPVYQTSPTIFEPRSASESERNLSNEELRKFDLPNNGSENSASLPPNATINSAKNAPADGTTWPADFKTAGTLETPLTENSIAEPEANGSQAKTVVTPLPPFGGEFRSKGVRALPVSNKPNRRKTIQSIVFIGFAFLLVLLIVWWFKRDSLSEIFSFSGRIQSSTQTGTTGTNVGSTPNSANGALADMVYVSGGKMEMGRDGGDEYETPVHSVIVNSFYMDRTEVTNEQYQLFVAQTGHRAPIHWRDGKFPSGETKLPVVNVSWDDANAYAKWIGKRLPTEAEWEFAARGSDGRIYPWGNSWNATNANAGKESGGAIAQVGSFPHGASQFGILDMCGNVWEWTSSSLNNYADETKEIAPGKVIRGGAFDTPSKRATATYRGVLPSDRLRDKTGFRLVKDAK, via the coding sequence ATGTTTTGCCAAAAATGCAGTCTGCACTATCCGGAGCATTTAAGCTTTTGCCGTCGCTGCGGCCAAACGCTTGTTCATTCAAATGCTGAGACCTCTATTGAATCGCAATGCTGCACGCGGTGTGGGGCACGCGTGATTCGAGGTGAAAATTTTTGCCAGCACTGCGGTAATCGAGTCAGCGTTGCTCTGCAAGAGACTGTCATTGGAGCCTGTTATCATTGCGGGACTTCTTGGCGCAGTGGTTGGATTTATTGCAAAAACTGTGGACTAGATCGAAAACGCGCTCTTTTACTTTCCACCTCAACTCCCTCGCCTGGTGGAGCAAATTCAGGGATTTCGCAACAGCTAGAAGAGTTTCCTGAATTATCCAAAATCAATTGCAAGTCTTGTGGCGCCGAAGCCAAACCATATTCAAAATTTTGTGAAGCCTGTGGTGCCAATCTTGTCGGATCAAGTAGGAATAAAGCGGAATCAGTTCCATCTGCTGTGACAACCAAGGATCAGCCGGACCCGCAATCGCAAAAGTCGAATCAACGGGATCCGGTATATCAAACTTCGCCCACTATTTTTGAACCCCGTTCAGCCTCAGAATCGGAACGAAATTTATCAAATGAAGAATTGCGAAAGTTTGATTTACCAAACAATGGCTCGGAAAATTCCGCTTCTTTACCACCTAACGCCACCATTAACTCAGCGAAAAATGCCCCCGCGGACGGAACTACTTGGCCAGCAGATTTCAAAACTGCGGGCACTTTGGAGACTCCCCTTACAGAAAATTCTATCGCTGAACCTGAGGCCAATGGGTCTCAGGCAAAAACAGTTGTCACTCCCTTGCCACCCTTTGGCGGTGAGTTCAGATCCAAAGGGGTCCGAGCGTTACCTGTATCGAACAAACCAAATCGCAGAAAAACCATTCAATCCATAGTCTTCATTGGCTTCGCGTTCCTGTTGGTTTTACTGATTGTCTGGTGGTTCAAACGGGATTCATTATCCGAAATTTTTTCCTTTTCCGGCCGCATCCAATCTTCAACGCAAACCGGCACAACTGGCACAAACGTAGGTTCAACGCCGAACTCGGCCAATGGCGCTTTAGCCGATATGGTCTACGTTTCAGGCGGTAAGATGGAAATGGGTCGTGACGGGGGCGATGAATACGAAACTCCTGTTCACTCTGTCATTGTGAATTCGTTCTATATGGACCGCACTGAAGTCACGAATGAGCAATATCAACTGTTTGTTGCTCAAACGGGGCATCGTGCGCCTATACATTGGCGCGATGGCAAATTTCCTTCTGGCGAAACCAAATTGCCTGTGGTGAATGTCTCGTGGGATGACGCCAACGCTTATGCTAAATGGATTGGGAAGCGATTACCTACGGAAGCCGAATGGGAATTTGCGGCGCGCGGTTCGGATGGCAGAATTTACCCTTGGGGCAATTCCTGGAATGCGACAAACGCGAACGCGGGCAAGGAAAGTGGTGGAGCAATTGCACAGGTAGGAAGTTTTCCTCACGGAGCCAGTCAATTCGGGATTCTGGATATGTGCGGTAATGTTTGGGAATGGACTTCAAGCAGTTTGAACAACTATGCGGATGAAACTAAAGAAATTGCTCCCGGCAAAGTCATTCGTGGTGGAGCCTTCGATACCCCAAGTAAGCGTGCAACTGCGACGTATAGAGGTGTGTTACCGTCAGATCGTTTGCGCGACAAAACCGGCTTTCGTTTGGTCAAGGATGCAAAGTAA
- the lexA gene encoding repressor LexA, whose product MALTPRQIEFFDFLVVFQREYGYAPTIAKIQEHFGLRSTASVHQKLTELEEVGVIRRHKNIHRGIEIIQWPKESETPMMVSANPEKGELQIPLLGIISAGTPIQSYIPPDTLFVPADMFSPNRFALKVRGESMRDEQISDGDFIIAEPSGNKPLHGKTVVALIDESETTVKKFYDERSQIRLQPANSDFEPILISPPDRVKIQGIVCGLIRKFK is encoded by the coding sequence ATGGCGTTAACGCCTCGTCAAATTGAATTTTTTGATTTTCTGGTCGTCTTCCAACGAGAGTATGGATACGCTCCGACCATTGCCAAGATTCAGGAACATTTTGGGTTGCGTTCGACGGCAAGCGTTCATCAAAAATTGACAGAGTTGGAAGAAGTAGGCGTGATCCGCCGCCATAAAAACATCCATCGCGGAATTGAGATTATTCAATGGCCGAAAGAAAGTGAAACTCCGATGATGGTTTCAGCAAATCCCGAAAAAGGGGAATTGCAAATTCCATTGCTTGGGATCATTTCTGCCGGAACGCCGATTCAATCATACATTCCGCCAGATACGTTATTCGTACCTGCGGATATGTTTTCACCCAATCGTTTTGCTTTGAAAGTTCGAGGCGAATCAATGCGTGACGAACAAATTTCCGATGGTGATTTTATCATCGCAGAACCATCAGGGAATAAACCTCTTCACGGAAAAACGGTTGTTGCTTTAATTGACGAAAGCGAGACAACCGTCAAAAAGTTTTATGACGAACGGTCTCAAATTCGTTTACAACCGGCAAATTCGGACTTTGAACCAATCCTGATTAGCCCCCCTGACAGGGTCAAGATTCAGGGGATCGTTTGTGGATTGATTCGGAAATTTAAGTAA
- a CDS encoding DinB family protein has translation MTTEQALFLRDFLLQRIEEAHLVTLRVLSSIPEAQSDYRPTKGSRSAREMACHIINTELILINGIVSGSFSRSVCDLPDPQMDLREMIAHYDDRFVEGIEAIRKITVKKLTSYLSFYGVFRHPAVVFLTFLHDHTVHHRGRLSDYVREMGSKVSMLRSVDGNFVSMGQPAMKYLWTERTWEQDDLARAA, from the coding sequence ATGACCACTGAACAAGCCCTATTTCTTCGTGACTTCCTATTGCAGAGGATTGAAGAAGCGCACTTGGTAACGCTACGTGTCCTGTCCTCGATTCCCGAAGCGCAAAGTGATTATCGTCCGACGAAAGGTTCGCGCTCAGCGCGCGAAATGGCCTGTCACATCATCAACACCGAATTGATCCTGATCAATGGAATCGTGTCCGGATCATTCAGCCGTAGCGTTTGTGATCTGCCCGATCCACAAATGGATTTAAGAGAGATGATCGCGCACTACGATGACCGTTTTGTTGAAGGAATCGAGGCAATCAGAAAGATAACCGTGAAAAAATTGACCAGCTATCTGTCATTCTATGGAGTGTTTCGGCATCCGGCAGTCGTCTTCTTGACTTTTCTTCACGATCATACGGTTCACCATCGAGGACGTTTAAGCGATTACGTTCGCGAAATGGGATCGAAAGTTTCGATGCTTCGCAGTGTTGACGGAAATTTTGTTTCCATGGGGCAACCCGCGATGAAGTATTTGTGGACGGAACGCACCTGGGAACAAGACGATCTGGCACGCGCGGCATAG
- a CDS encoding VOC family protein: MEVSKHIPGTFCWVELGTSDQDAARKFYTELFGWTVNDIPMGPDGVYTIFQLHGKDCGAAYTLMPQERSMGIPPYWGLYICVENADASAKAIAAAGGTLLAEPFDVSDIGRMAIAQDPTGASFKIWQPFSHIGVGVMGEINAMCWQELATRDLDSAKKFYSTVFGWDPQTKEDDGMRYTEIFLKGTDGKPFAFGGMYSMMPHMEGIPPHWLPYFAVADCDATVEKAKSLGGQAHVPPMDIPNVGRFSMLMDAQGAAFAVIKLNNFS; this comes from the coding sequence ATGGAAGTCAGCAAGCATATTCCCGGAACTTTTTGCTGGGTGGAATTAGGAACCAGTGACCAGGACGCCGCCAGGAAGTTTTATACCGAGCTTTTCGGCTGGACAGTCAACGATATTCCAATGGGACCGGATGGCGTGTATACGATTTTCCAACTCCACGGAAAAGATTGCGGCGCAGCTTATACATTGATGCCGCAAGAACGTTCAATGGGGATTCCGCCTTACTGGGGCCTGTACATCTGTGTTGAGAATGCCGACGCATCTGCAAAGGCGATTGCGGCTGCAGGTGGGACCCTGTTGGCGGAACCATTTGATGTTTCCGATATTGGTCGAATGGCAATCGCGCAAGACCCTACGGGCGCTTCTTTCAAAATATGGCAACCCTTTAGCCATATCGGAGTCGGTGTGATGGGAGAAATCAATGCAATGTGCTGGCAGGAATTGGCTACGCGTGATCTGGATTCGGCCAAGAAGTTTTACTCGACCGTCTTCGGTTGGGACCCTCAGACGAAAGAGGACGATGGAATGCGCTACACCGAAATTTTCCTGAAGGGCACTGACGGAAAACCATTTGCCTTTGGCGGAATGTATTCGATGATGCCGCATATGGAAGGCATCCCTCCGCACTGGCTTCCCTACTTTGCCGTTGCCGATTGCGACGCCACCGTCGAAAAGGCGAAATCGCTGGGAGGTCAAGCTCATGTACCGCCGATGGACATTCCCAATGTTGGACGGTTTTCAATGCTGATGGATGCGCAAGGCGCGGCCTTTGCTGTTATCAAACTCAACAATTTTTCCTGA
- a CDS encoding SRPBCC family protein, translated as MYWVLGLLGLLVLIGIVVIVIGNFLPEQHVASRTLTLRQSPETTWQVITDFANQPKWHPDMKNVERLADRNGHTVWQEEVAGMKIPLETLETEAPKKLVRRIASDDLGFGGDWEYIITPTIEGGCQLTVTEHGKVPNPLFRFMSRYVFGHTATIEKYLTALAGKFGESPVIR; from the coding sequence ATGTATTGGGTCCTGGGGTTACTTGGATTGTTGGTGTTGATTGGAATCGTGGTCATCGTGATCGGCAATTTTCTGCCGGAGCAACATGTCGCCAGTAGAACGCTTACGCTCAGGCAATCGCCGGAAACCACTTGGCAGGTTATCACAGATTTTGCCAATCAGCCGAAATGGCATCCGGATATGAAAAACGTAGAACGCCTTGCAGACCGTAATGGCCATACGGTTTGGCAGGAAGAAGTGGCAGGCATGAAAATCCCGCTGGAAACCCTGGAAACAGAGGCACCCAAGAAACTGGTTCGGCGAATTGCCTCCGACGATTTGGGATTTGGTGGGGACTGGGAATACATCATCACCCCGACAATCGAAGGCGGCTGCCAACTGACGGTGACCGAACATGGCAAGGTTCCCAATCCGCTGTTTCGCTTTATGTCTAGATACGTTTTTGGTCACACAGCGACAATTGAAAAGTACTTGACTGCATTGGCTGGCAAATTCGGCGAATCGCCAGTCATTCGATAA
- a CDS encoding DUF4287 domain-containing protein — MAAGKTKSLYSVHPGVAMMQKWIDTLPEKTGRSMDEWLQFIKKNGPQDEKQCRAWLKEEFKVGTNTAWWLAERAQGRGWEEDSPESYLQQAEIYVEEMFAGAKAGLRPIYDALLQLGLSIGKDVKACPGKTIVPLYRNHVFAQLKPSTRTRIDLGLALGNMAVPDRLIDTGGFAKKDRITHRIPISALEEIDDEVRHWLKVAYDLDA, encoded by the coding sequence ATGGCGGCAGGAAAGACGAAATCGCTTTACAGTGTTCACCCCGGCGTGGCGATGATGCAGAAATGGATTGATACCCTGCCGGAAAAAACAGGCCGCTCAATGGATGAATGGTTGCAGTTCATCAAGAAAAACGGCCCCCAGGATGAAAAGCAATGCCGCGCTTGGTTAAAAGAGGAATTCAAGGTGGGGACCAATACAGCCTGGTGGCTCGCCGAACGCGCGCAGGGCAGAGGTTGGGAAGAAGATTCGCCCGAAAGTTATTTGCAGCAAGCCGAAATTTACGTCGAGGAAATGTTTGCCGGAGCAAAAGCGGGCCTGCGTCCGATTTACGATGCGCTGTTGCAACTTGGACTAAGCATAGGAAAAGACGTCAAAGCCTGTCCCGGAAAAACCATCGTGCCGCTTTATCGCAACCATGTTTTCGCGCAATTAAAACCGTCAACTCGAACTCGGATTGATTTGGGGTTGGCGCTGGGAAATATGGCGGTTCCCGACCGGTTGATTGATACCGGAGGCTTCGCCAAAAAGGATCGCATCACGCATCGCATTCCCATCAGCGCGCTTGAGGAGATTGACGATGAAGTCAGACATTGGCTGAAAGTCGCTTACGATCTCGACGCATAA
- the pdxH gene encoding pyridoxamine 5'-phosphate oxidase → MTDLSQQISQLRRDYVSRLFDKSHVASDPFDQFKIWFEEAMNAEQPDVEAMTLSTSTSEGRISGRVVLLKGFDSRGFVFFTNYESRKSRELEANPQAALTFYWHTLNRQVRIEGTVEKASRHESEEYFRTRPRGSQIGAWASPQSDEIVSRDELEKRVAEIEARFVEGEIPCPPYWGGWRLQPDQIEFWQGRESRLHDRIVYKKQHGAWQIVRLAP, encoded by the coding sequence ATGACCGATTTATCCCAACAAATTTCGCAGTTGCGACGTGATTACGTCTCTCGGCTTTTTGACAAAAGCCATGTGGCTTCGGATCCGTTCGATCAATTCAAAATCTGGTTTGAAGAAGCGATGAATGCCGAGCAACCGGACGTCGAGGCGATGACGCTTTCCACGTCAACAAGCGAGGGGCGCATTTCGGGCCGTGTGGTTTTGTTGAAAGGCTTTGACTCACGCGGCTTTGTTTTTTTCACCAATTACGAAAGCCGCAAAAGCCGTGAGCTGGAAGCAAACCCGCAGGCGGCATTGACCTTTTACTGGCATACGCTGAATCGGCAAGTGCGAATCGAAGGCACGGTTGAAAAAGCTTCGCGACACGAATCCGAAGAGTATTTTCGGACTCGTCCGCGAGGCAGTCAGATTGGAGCCTGGGCTTCGCCGCAAAGCGATGAAATTGTCAGTCGGGATGAACTGGAAAAACGCGTAGCCGAAATCGAAGCTCGTTTTGTCGAAGGCGAAATTCCGTGCCCCCCATATTGGGGTGGATGGCGGTTGCAGCCGGATCAGATTGAATTTTGGCAAGGCCGCGAAAGCCGCCTGCATGACCGGATTGTTTACAAAAAGCAACACGGCGCTTGGCAAATTGTTCGCCTTGCGCCGTGA
- a CDS encoding YIP1 family protein yields MSSEQAFDNQLNPQPEPPAPQSFFSRLMGVYFSPGETFKEIGLAPNFIVPMLVLAIVGSIGSWVLVNRVGVEKFTTQGIEKAVADGTMTQEQADQRIEGMRKAAPYIKASFPLIGFVASIAFVLIIAGLAKLVSMMFGVENDFKPLVTVVAYSMLAVGLIGTVLMAILLYLKPVEEIDIRNPIGSNLTALLDVTGVTLPKFLHYLFTYVDVFYIWRVILLGIGCAAVSRRVKTSTGITYAAMVAVVFALLGATWGAIAG; encoded by the coding sequence ATGAGTTCTGAACAAGCCTTTGATAATCAACTGAATCCCCAACCGGAACCACCAGCCCCGCAGAGTTTTTTCAGCCGCCTGATGGGTGTTTATTTCTCACCGGGCGAAACGTTTAAGGAAATCGGTCTGGCTCCGAATTTTATTGTTCCCATGCTGGTGCTGGCGATCGTTGGCTCAATTGGAAGCTGGGTCTTGGTAAACCGTGTCGGCGTTGAAAAGTTTACCACTCAAGGAATCGAAAAAGCTGTAGCCGATGGCACTATGACTCAGGAACAGGCTGACCAGCGAATTGAAGGGATGCGAAAAGCAGCTCCCTACATCAAAGCCAGTTTTCCACTTATCGGCTTTGTCGCAAGCATTGCTTTTGTTCTGATCATCGCCGGATTGGCCAAACTGGTAAGCATGATGTTTGGAGTTGAAAACGATTTTAAGCCATTGGTTACGGTGGTGGCGTATTCCATGCTGGCTGTCGGTTTAATTGGAACGGTTCTGATGGCGATTTTGTTATATCTCAAACCAGTTGAAGAAATAGACATTCGAAATCCCATCGGCTCCAATTTGACCGCACTGTTGGATGTGACTGGTGTCACTTTACCAAAGTTTCTGCATTACCTGTTTACTTATGTTGATGTGTTTTACATTTGGCGAGTGATTTTGCTGGGCATTGGTTGCGCCGCCGTTTCCCGCCGGGTGAAAACCTCAACGGGGATCACGTATGCAGCAATGGTCGCCGTGGTCTTCGCTCTGTTGGGAGCGACTTGGGGAGCGATTGCCGGATAA
- a CDS encoding dipeptide ABC transporter ATP-binding protein produces the protein MTNQTLVEVNNLTKHFPASHKQVVRAVDDVSFVIQRGETLGLVGESGCGKTTVGRCVLRLIEPTNGQVRFDGRNLTEIGQTELRGLRRRMQIIFQDPYSSLNPRMKVGEIIGEPLAIHGLGDKTERRDKVAELLQVVGLDPDYANRYPHQFSGGQRQRIGIARALALNPDFIVADEPVSALDVSVQAQIVNLLQDLQQKFGITYLFISHGLAVVKHISSRVGVMYLGKLVELALADEIYRRPLHPYTQALLAAIPVPDPYAPKHEVSKLSGDLPTPLNPPSGCRFHTRCPHATEHCKAAEPAFKEIAPGHWVACHLHDSHSK, from the coding sequence ATGACCAATCAAACACTCGTTGAAGTCAACAATCTGACAAAGCATTTTCCTGCGTCGCACAAACAAGTTGTTCGCGCGGTTGACGATGTTTCGTTTGTCATTCAGCGCGGAGAAACGCTTGGATTGGTTGGCGAATCCGGCTGTGGGAAAACGACCGTTGGGCGCTGCGTGTTGAGATTGATTGAACCTACCAACGGCCAGGTTCGTTTTGACGGTCGCAATCTTACGGAAATTGGCCAAACAGAACTTCGTGGTTTGCGGCGACGGATGCAAATCATTTTTCAGGATCCTTATTCGTCACTGAACCCACGAATGAAGGTTGGCGAAATTATTGGTGAACCGCTTGCTATTCACGGACTTGGCGACAAAACGGAACGGCGCGACAAGGTTGCCGAGCTATTGCAAGTCGTCGGGCTTGACCCGGATTATGCAAACCGGTATCCGCATCAATTCAGCGGCGGCCAGCGGCAACGAATCGGCATTGCGCGAGCGTTGGCGCTGAACCCGGATTTTATCGTTGCTGACGAACCCGTTTCGGCGTTGGACGTTTCGGTTCAAGCCCAGATCGTCAACCTGTTACAGGATTTGCAGCAGAAATTTGGGATCACATATCTGTTTATTTCGCACGGACTGGCTGTCGTAAAACACATTTCTTCGCGCGTCGGCGTCATGTATTTGGGCAAGCTGGTTGAACTGGCTTTGGCGGATGAGATTTATCGGCGTCCCCTGCACCCTTACACGCAAGCGTTATTGGCCGCGATACCGGTCCCGGACCCATATGCTCCCAAACACGAAGTTTCTAAACTGAGTGGAGATTTACCGACTCCGCTGAATCCACCCTCAGGATGTCGTTTTCATACTCGATGTCCACATGCGACTGAACATTGCAAAGCGGCAGAACCTGCATTCAAGGAAATTGCGCCCGGTCATTGGGTCGCGTGTCATCTCCACGATTCGCATTCAAAGTAG
- a CDS encoding ABC transporter ATP-binding protein has translation MSLLEVRNLKTYFATRKGEVRSVDDVSFAVEQGETLSLVGESGCGKSVTALSIMRLLSSPGRIVGGEVLFEGRDLTILPEKEMRAIRGNDIAMIFQDPMTSLNPVLTVGEQIAEAIRLHRKVPNREAWNQAIESMRDVAIPSPETRAKNYPHEMSGGMRQRVMIAMALACDPKLLIADEPTTALDVTIQSQILDLLKELREKRNLALLLITHDLGVVAETSDRVAVMYAGKIVEEAFVNDLFNRPRHPYTEGLLRAVPRLDEERQGRMLRLRTIEGVVPNPLDLPPGCRFAPRCQYVEDKCREGNIPLIEIGQRHLSRCVRVGEIYQAGN, from the coding sequence ATGAGCCTGCTTGAAGTCAGAAATCTGAAAACTTATTTTGCCACACGAAAAGGAGAAGTGCGCTCTGTGGACGATGTATCATTTGCAGTCGAACAGGGTGAAACTCTCAGCCTTGTGGGTGAATCTGGCTGCGGAAAATCCGTCACGGCACTTTCGATTATGCGGCTTCTCTCTTCGCCAGGTCGCATAGTTGGCGGCGAAGTTCTGTTTGAAGGCCGCGATTTGACGATACTTCCCGAAAAGGAAATGCGTGCGATTCGCGGCAACGACATCGCCATGATTTTTCAGGACCCGATGACTTCGCTTAATCCGGTGCTGACTGTCGGCGAACAAATCGCTGAAGCCATTCGATTGCACCGGAAAGTTCCCAACCGAGAAGCCTGGAATCAGGCAATTGAAAGCATGCGGGATGTGGCGATTCCTTCGCCGGAAACCCGGGCAAAGAATTATCCGCACGAAATGTCCGGCGGCATGCGCCAACGCGTGATGATTGCAATGGCTCTGGCGTGCGATCCGAAATTGCTGATTGCCGACGAACCGACGACGGCGCTGGACGTAACCATCCAGTCCCAAATTCTGGATTTGCTGAAAGAGTTGCGAGAGAAACGGAATCTGGCTTTGCTGTTGATCACGCACGACCTGGGCGTCGTCGCAGAAACGTCCGACCGCGTCGCGGTGATGTACGCAGGCAAAATTGTCGAAGAGGCTTTTGTCAATGATCTGTTCAACCGCCCACGACATCCATACACTGAAGGCCTGCTCCGCGCCGTGCCTCGTTTAGATGAAGAGCGGCAGGGAAGAATGTTGCGGTTACGAACCATAGAAGGCGTCGTCCCGAATCCTTTGGATTTGCCGCCGGGATGTCGCTTTGCTCCCCGATGCCAATACGTCGAAGACAAGTGTCGTGAAGGCAACATCCCATTGATTGAAATCGGCCAAAGGCATTTGTCTCGATGTGTTCGCGTCGGTGAAATTTATCAGGCGGGAAATTGA
- a CDS encoding diacylglycerol kinase family lipid kinase: MKAELIYNPTAGAVRHNPRQIEKLAAELCQQGISVIPTPTCYAGQATEMAKLAVENGIPIVIVCGGDGTINEVAQAIVGTETALAIWPCGTANVLAEELRLPRNPKALAALMAKNSIRTISVGRAIKPETGWQRYFLLMAGIGLDASIVQGVNVKLKKSLGKGAYFVSGLDFLARMPVKPFSVKFNERHHESTFTVISNASRYAGHFTIAPGASIDDDKLNVCVFNSRSRLVYLGYAVLSLLGRHTVSPGVIYQETGKAHANSNDEAPVQIDGDVMGNLPMEFEIVPEALRIYAPIPPALDNRL, from the coding sequence ATGAAAGCAGAATTGATTTATAACCCGACGGCAGGCGCAGTACGGCACAACCCAAGACAGATCGAAAAACTGGCGGCAGAATTATGCCAGCAAGGGATTTCTGTCATCCCAACGCCCACTTGTTATGCTGGACAGGCGACAGAGATGGCAAAATTGGCCGTGGAAAATGGCATTCCGATTGTCATTGTCTGCGGTGGCGATGGAACCATCAATGAAGTTGCACAGGCGATTGTTGGAACTGAAACCGCGCTGGCAATCTGGCCTTGTGGAACCGCAAATGTCCTGGCCGAAGAATTGCGGTTACCGAGAAACCCAAAAGCGTTGGCTGCCTTGATGGCGAAAAATAGCATTCGCACGATTAGCGTTGGCCGCGCGATCAAGCCTGAAACCGGATGGCAGCGTTACTTTTTGCTGATGGCGGGAATTGGTTTGGACGCGTCAATTGTGCAAGGCGTGAATGTGAAATTGAAGAAGTCGTTGGGCAAAGGGGCCTATTTTGTTTCGGGCCTGGATTTTCTGGCTCGGATGCCCGTTAAGCCATTTTCCGTCAAATTCAATGAACGGCATCACGAAAGCACGTTCACGGTGATTTCAAATGCTTCGCGATATGCAGGGCATTTTACGATCGCGCCGGGCGCTTCCATTGATGACGACAAACTGAATGTTTGCGTTTTCAATTCGCGCAGCCGGTTGGTTTATTTGGGTTATGCGGTGCTGAGTTTGCTCGGCAGGCATACCGTCAGTCCGGGAGTGATTTATCAGGAAACGGGAAAAGCGCATGCCAATTCGAACGACGAAGCGCCGGTGCAAATTGACGGAGACGTGATGGGCAACTTGCCAATGGAATTTGAGATCGTGCCTGAAGCATTACGCATCTATGCGCCGATTCCCCCGGCTCTCGATAACCGGTTATGA